A genomic window from Pannonibacter sp. XCT-53 includes:
- the serA gene encoding phosphoglycerate dehydrogenase codes for MAPRVLISDQLSDAAIQIFKSRGVEVDFRPELGKDRDALLAVIGLYDGLAIRSATKVTEKVIAAATNLKVIGRAGIGVDNVDIPAATAKGIIVMNTPFGNAITTAEHAIAMMFSVARQIPEANGSTQAGKWEKTRFMGVEITGKVLGLIGCGNIGSIVAERAIGLKMKVLAYDPFLTAERALDLGVEKVDLDGLLARADFISLHTPLTEKTRNIISADALQKTKRGVYLINCARGGLVDEHALRAALDSGHVAGAAFDVFVEEPAKENVLFGAPNMVCTPHLGASTTEAQENVALQVAEQISDYLVAGAVSNALNMPSITAEEAPRLVPFVRLAEQLGSFAGQLTETGIKAVRLEYAGAVAEMNTRALTAAALTGVLTPLLQTVNMVSAPSIARDRNIQVEEVRRGQTGAYETYIRLTVVTDRQERSVAGTVFGDGKPRIIQVKGINMEAGLGPHMVYITNEDKPGFIGRFGSLLGDAGINIATFNLGRTEPGGDAIALLEVDGEVPADTLAAISALPMVKQVKPLRF; via the coding sequence ATGGCTCCCAGAGTTCTCATTTCGGACCAGTTGTCCGACGCTGCCATCCAGATCTTCAAGTCGCGCGGGGTCGAGGTCGACTTCCGCCCCGAGCTCGGCAAGGACAGGGACGCGCTGCTCGCCGTCATCGGCCTGTATGACGGCCTTGCCATCCGCTCCGCCACCAAGGTGACCGAGAAGGTCATCGCGGCGGCCACCAACCTGAAGGTGATCGGCCGGGCCGGCATCGGCGTCGACAATGTCGACATTCCGGCGGCCACCGCCAAGGGCATCATCGTGATGAACACGCCCTTCGGCAACGCCATCACCACGGCGGAACATGCCATTGCGATGATGTTCTCTGTCGCCCGCCAGATCCCGGAGGCCAATGGCTCGACCCAGGCCGGCAAGTGGGAAAAGACCCGCTTCATGGGCGTGGAAATCACCGGCAAGGTGCTCGGCCTCATCGGCTGCGGCAACATCGGCTCGATTGTCGCGGAACGCGCCATCGGCCTGAAGATGAAGGTCCTTGCCTATGACCCGTTCCTGACGGCGGAGCGGGCCCTGGATCTTGGCGTCGAGAAGGTCGATCTGGACGGGTTGCTTGCCCGCGCCGATTTCATCTCGCTGCACACGCCGCTGACCGAGAAGACGCGCAACATCATCTCGGCCGATGCCCTGCAGAAGACCAAGCGCGGCGTCTATCTGATCAACTGCGCCCGTGGCGGTCTGGTGGATGAACATGCCCTTCGCGCGGCGCTCGACAGCGGCCATGTTGCCGGCGCGGCCTTCGACGTCTTCGTCGAGGAGCCGGCCAAGGAGAACGTGCTGTTCGGCGCGCCCAACATGGTCTGCACGCCGCATCTTGGCGCCTCGACCACCGAAGCCCAGGAGAATGTCGCCCTGCAGGTGGCCGAGCAGATCTCTGACTATCTTGTGGCGGGCGCGGTCAGCAACGCCCTCAACATGCCTTCGATCACGGCCGAGGAAGCCCCGCGTCTTGTCCCCTTCGTGCGTCTTGCCGAACAGCTTGGCTCCTTCGCCGGCCAGCTGACGGAGACCGGCATCAAGGCCGTCCGGCTCGAATATGCCGGGGCCGTGGCCGAGATGAACACGCGGGCGCTGACCGCGGCCGCGCTGACCGGCGTGCTGACGCCGCTGCTCCAGACCGTGAACATGGTCTCGGCCCCGTCGATCGCCCGCGACCGCAACATCCAGGTCGAGGAAGTGCGCCGCGGCCAGACCGGGGCCTATGAAACCTACATCCGCCTGACCGTCGTCACCGACCGGCAGGAGCGGTCGGTCGCCGGCACCGTGTTCGGCGACGGCAAGCCGCGCATCATCCAGGTGAAGGGCATCAACATGGAGGCGGGGCTCGGCCCGCACATGGTCTACATCACCAACGAGGACAAGCCGGGCTTCATCGGCCGGTTCGGCAGCCTTCTGGGCGACGCCGGCATCAACATTGCCACCTTCAACCTCGGTCGCACCGAGCCGGGCGGCGATGCGATCGCGCTGCTGGAGGTCGACGGCGAGGTGCCTGCCGACACGCTGGCGGCCATCTCCGCGCTGCCGATGGTCAAGCAGGTGAAGCCGCTGCGCTTCTGA
- a CDS encoding DMT family transporter: protein MNLISWLLLAALSALWGGAFLFAKVAVSEIPPFVLVFLRVAIAVALLQGVLYLSRQRLPSDRSSLGAFLLLGLLNNVVPFSLIFWGQTGIAAGLASILNATTPMFTFLVAAVLFRQEEVSLSRIAGVLLGFAGVAAMLSASLAGLTSDPLWAQAACLGAAVSYAFAGAFGRRFRGTPPLVTATGQLTASTLIMAPVALLTAGSWSPVDVSLLVWGNVLALGVFATALAYLLFFRLLARAGATNTSLVTLLIPVCALLFGHLLLGERLYPVQFAGLAVLLAGLVLLDGRAVRALIAARR from the coding sequence ATGAACCTGATCAGCTGGCTGCTTCTTGCGGCCCTCAGCGCCCTGTGGGGCGGCGCCTTTCTGTTTGCCAAGGTGGCGGTGAGCGAGATCCCGCCCTTCGTGCTGGTGTTCCTGCGGGTTGCCATCGCGGTCGCGCTGCTGCAGGGCGTGCTCTACCTGTCACGGCAACGCCTGCCCTCGGACCGGTCCAGCCTGGGGGCCTTCCTGCTCCTGGGCCTGCTCAACAACGTGGTGCCGTTTTCGCTGATCTTCTGGGGCCAGACCGGCATTGCCGCCGGGCTCGCCTCGATCCTCAACGCCACGACCCCGATGTTCACCTTTCTGGTCGCGGCCGTCCTGTTCCGCCAGGAAGAGGTCTCGCTCTCGCGCATTGCCGGCGTGCTGCTGGGCTTTGCCGGCGTCGCGGCGATGCTGTCTGCCAGCCTCGCCGGCCTCACCAGCGACCCGCTCTGGGCGCAGGCCGCCTGCCTTGGAGCCGCGGTCTCCTATGCCTTTGCCGGTGCCTTCGGACGGCGGTTCCGCGGCACGCCACCGCTGGTGACCGCCACGGGCCAGCTCACCGCCTCGACGCTGATCATGGCGCCCGTTGCCCTGCTGACTGCTGGGTCCTGGTCTCCCGTCGACGTCAGCCTGCTGGTCTGGGGCAACGTGCTGGCGCTCGGCGTCTTTGCCACTGCGCTGGCCTATCTGCTGTTCTTCCGGCTGCTGGCGCGGGCCGGGGCGACCAACACATCGCTGGTGACCCTGCTGATCCCGGTCTGCGCCCTGCTCTTCGGTCATCTGCTTCTGGGCGAGAGGCTCTATCCGGTGCAGTTCGCCGGGCTTGCGGTGCTGCTCGCAGGCCTGGTGCTCCTCGACGGACGTGCCGTGCGCGCCCTGATCGCCGCACGCAGATGA
- a CDS encoding adenylosuccinate synthase: MANVVVVGSQWGDEGKGKIVDWLSEQADVIVRFQGGHNAGHTLVIDGVSYKLSLLPSGVVRPGKLSVIGNGVVVDPHALVAEIGRLRDQGVTVEPETLRIAENATLILSLHRELDALRENSNTGTRIGTTGRGIGPAYEDKVGRRSIRLMDLANLETLPAKIDRLLAHHNPLRRGLGQPEISAEAIFEELSSVAAIVLPYMDSVWRLLDAQRREGKRLLFEGAQGALLDIDHGTYPFVTSSNTVAGQAATGSGLGPNAIGYVLGITKAYTTRVGEGPFPTELQDEIGEFLGTKGHEFGTVTGRKRRCGWFDAVLVRQTVCTSGITGIALTKLDVLDGLDELKICVAYELDGKRIDYLPASQGAQARVVPIYETLPGWKETTKGARSWAELPAQAVKYVRYVEELIGAPVAILSTSPERDDTILVHNPFQD, encoded by the coding sequence ATGGCCAATGTGGTTGTCGTCGGTTCGCAGTGGGGCGACGAAGGCAAGGGCAAGATCGTCGACTGGCTGTCTGAGCAGGCCGATGTGATTGTCCGGTTCCAGGGCGGGCACAATGCCGGCCACACGCTCGTGATCGACGGTGTCAGCTACAAGCTGTCGCTTCTGCCTTCCGGCGTGGTCCGTCCCGGCAAGCTGTCGGTCATCGGCAACGGTGTCGTGGTCGATCCGCATGCGCTTGTGGCCGAGATCGGCCGCCTTCGCGATCAGGGCGTCACGGTGGAGCCGGAGACCCTGCGCATCGCGGAGAACGCAACGCTGATCCTGTCGCTGCATCGCGAACTGGATGCCCTGCGCGAGAATTCCAACACCGGGACCCGAATCGGGACCACCGGTCGCGGCATCGGCCCGGCCTATGAGGACAAGGTTGGTCGCCGGTCGATCCGCCTGATGGATCTGGCCAATCTCGAGACGCTGCCGGCCAAGATCGACCGCCTGCTGGCGCATCACAATCCGCTGCGCCGTGGTCTCGGACAGCCTGAAATCTCGGCAGAGGCGATCTTCGAGGAACTGTCCTCGGTCGCGGCCATCGTGCTTCCCTACATGGATTCGGTCTGGCGCCTGCTCGACGCACAGCGCCGCGAGGGCAAGCGTCTGCTGTTCGAGGGCGCCCAGGGCGCCCTGCTCGACATCGACCACGGCACCTATCCCTTCGTCACCTCGTCCAACACCGTGGCCGGCCAGGCTGCGACCGGATCGGGCCTGGGTCCGAATGCCATCGGCTATGTGCTCGGGATCACCAAGGCCTACACGACCCGCGTCGGCGAGGGCCCGTTCCCGACCGAGCTGCAGGACGAGATCGGCGAGTTCCTCGGCACCAAGGGACACGAGTTCGGGACCGTGACCGGGCGCAAGCGCCGCTGCGGCTGGTTCGACGCGGTGCTCGTGCGCCAGACCGTCTGCACCTCCGGCATCACCGGGATCGCGCTGACCAAGCTCGACGTGCTCGATGGCCTCGACGAGCTGAAGATCTGCGTCGCCTACGAACTGGACGGCAAGCGGATCGACTACCTGCCCGCCTCGCAGGGGGCGCAGGCGCGCGTCGTGCCGATCTACGAGACGCTGCCGGGCTGGAAGGAAACGACCAAGGGCGCGCGCAGCTGGGCCGAGCTGCCGGCGCAGGCGGTCAAGTATGTCCGTTACGTCGAGGAACTGATCGGAGCCCCCGTCGCCATCCTGTCGACGAGCCCCGAGCGGGACGACACCATTCTGGTGCACAACCCGTTCCAGGACTGA
- a CDS encoding ABC transporter permease, which produces MSIASGPYGPSELRTTDQGGLLRSSLSLLRRLLAPVLTLALLLVAWELLVRLAELPRFMLPGPMAVGAVLVEQHEFLLRHARLTLTGTLLGFAFGVAAGVLVALVMWLSPLIRRGLLPVVLVTQALPVFAIAPILVLWLGFGLASKVVMAVLVIFFAVTSSFFDGLRRLDPGLSDLSRLYRASRWQDLALFRIPSAMPALASGIRIAAVFAPIGAVIGEWVGAKGGLAFIMLQSNARMQTDVMFAALALLAVMVLSLRFLADRLTRLLVPWQVED; this is translated from the coding sequence GTGTCGATTGCCTCCGGGCCCTATGGCCCTTCGGAACTCCGGACCACCGACCAGGGCGGGCTCCTGCGGAGCAGCCTGAGCCTTTTGCGCCGGCTGCTGGCGCCGGTGCTGACCCTGGCCCTTCTGCTGGTGGCGTGGGAGCTTCTGGTGCGTCTGGCCGAACTTCCCCGCTTCATGCTCCCCGGGCCGATGGCCGTTGGCGCGGTCCTTGTGGAGCAGCATGAGTTTCTCCTGCGTCATGCCCGGCTGACCCTCACCGGAACCCTCCTCGGCTTTGCCTTCGGCGTGGCTGCCGGCGTGCTGGTGGCGCTGGTCATGTGGCTGTCGCCCCTGATCCGGCGCGGCCTGCTGCCGGTCGTGCTGGTGACGCAGGCGCTCCCCGTGTTCGCCATCGCGCCGATACTCGTGCTGTGGCTCGGCTTCGGTCTCGCATCGAAGGTCGTGATGGCGGTGCTGGTGATCTTCTTTGCCGTGACGTCGAGTTTCTTCGACGGTCTGCGGCGTCTGGATCCGGGCCTCTCGGATCTGTCCCGCCTCTACCGGGCGTCGCGCTGGCAGGACCTGGCCCTGTTCCGGATCCCGTCGGCGATGCCCGCTCTCGCCTCCGGCATCCGCATTGCCGCCGTCTTTGCGCCGATCGGAGCGGTGATCGGCGAATGGGTCGGCGCCAAGGGGGGGCTGGCCTTCATCATGCTGCAGAGCAACGCGCGGATGCAGACGGACGTCATGTTTGCCGCTCTCGCCCTGCTGGCCGTGATGGTGCTGAGCCTGCGCTTCCTGGCCGACCGTCTCACGCGGCTGCTGGTGCCCTGGCAGGTGGAAGACTGA
- a CDS encoding ABC transporter substrate-binding protein, with translation MSRLASLVLALSLTAATPALAADKLTVLMDWFTNPDHAPLVVAKQKGYFAAEGLEVELIEPADPSMPPKLVAAGQGDIAVSYQPTLHAQIDEGLPLAWIGTLIETPLNSLIVLEDGPIRSLADLKGKKIGFSVSGFEDAMLGQMLKTQGLTIEDVELINVNFALSPSLLSGQVDAIIGGYRNFELTQIELEGRKGKAFYPEENGVPVFDELIYVAHKDKLDDPRLPRFLAAVEKATIYLTNHPQDAWKLFIEAHPNLDDELNRRAWGDTLPRFAKRPAALDEQRYTRFATFLKDNGLIKAVPPVETYAREVN, from the coding sequence GTGTCCCGCCTTGCTTCCCTCGTGCTTGCCCTTTCCCTGACCGCAGCCACCCCCGCGCTTGCGGCGGACAAGCTCACGGTCCTGATGGACTGGTTCACCAATCCGGATCATGCCCCGCTGGTGGTGGCCAAGCAGAAGGGCTACTTCGCGGCGGAAGGGCTTGAGGTCGAGCTGATCGAACCGGCCGATCCGTCCATGCCCCCGAAGCTCGTGGCGGCCGGACAGGGCGACATCGCCGTGTCCTACCAGCCGACGCTGCATGCCCAGATCGACGAGGGGTTGCCGCTGGCCTGGATCGGCACGCTGATCGAGACCCCGCTCAACTCCCTGATTGTCCTCGAGGACGGGCCGATCCGCAGCCTTGCCGACCTCAAGGGCAAGAAGATCGGTTTCTCCGTCTCCGGCTTCGAGGATGCCATGCTCGGGCAGATGCTGAAGACGCAGGGTCTGACCATCGAGGATGTCGAGCTGATCAACGTGAACTTTGCCTTGTCGCCGTCGCTGCTGTCCGGCCAGGTCGATGCCATCATCGGCGGCTACCGCAACTTCGAGCTGACCCAGATCGAACTCGAAGGCAGGAAGGGCAAGGCGTTCTATCCGGAGGAGAACGGCGTGCCCGTGTTCGACGAGCTGATCTATGTCGCGCACAAGGACAAGCTTGACGACCCGCGCCTGCCGAGGTTCCTCGCCGCGGTCGAGAAGGCGACGATCTACCTGACCAACCATCCGCAGGACGCGTGGAAGCTGTTCATCGAGGCGCATCCGAACCTCGACGACGAGCTGAACCGCCGGGCCTGGGGCGACACGCTGCCGCGATTTGCCAAGCGCCCGGCGGCGCTCGACGAGCAGCGGTACACCCGCTTTGCCACCTTCCTCAAGGACAACGGGCTGATCAAGGCCGTGCCGCCGGTCGAGACCTACGCCCGCGAAGTGAACTGA